One part of the Dysidea avara chromosome 10, odDysAvar1.4, whole genome shotgun sequence genome encodes these proteins:
- the LOC136237280 gene encoding integrator complex subunit 7-like codes for MSSTTYNDTKQKANGALLDVEKGLRSTSIGEQSEAIVQLPSLINQYPFPILINNAFLKLAEVFRTGSNLLRLHILKVIQLSERHLNKLTNSDEFLKRINVVTHSNDAVARAIVLRVFGCVAAIISERKNVHHSIHRGLESNDMVEVEAAIFAVNCFCQHSKSFSSAMCEKIANMVQGLSTPVEMKLKLISILVHMHHDLHSASQARQLCIQLLSSYASLAFVCVILQTLTKLAVATLVHVSDQLNLLLEYTRQDPRRTVRMVALEDLLFLAKHTPHLWESEIIKQLVQDIEAMPSGKEAEVAVKVLLVLSSNTTISHLVSLKDTIQQLCYHENLNMAALACGVHVNITVRKLGSRNLTEDLKFECQEVAELIVSAIAALSCAVEAPRTSIIKVLLTGAVKLSTVSDVGCSIISTMLHLLPQLSVEHAALMGFAMAAITSNTPAMFSFYTTSSELLSLVENSSTLDHQLLLPLSAVFMALHSRDVDQETGLSFVSSVEPVLLDKLWNGSHDYWLCYKIARQASYMGFHTLACKIYNRLSEKVMVHHFSYWLKSLMQISASQILISQSTSFASKMVDDLSETSSLLHQAILLMKASSLVSTFPLQFLALYTNLIDAHMQLVATCVRIQAGSAPSEIVGNSIEKQLQLCVDEFHKLSNDYADLYSSLFDADPHTLSYVEQLQQSCVLMTHVISSIALSRKPLVSPARLSTPTTDKAPHLMEVPSTSFSTETPIGRSCLNVLKYAQNCTDLQSLPISSEHVAAIGHCSRTLLQVPLLLPRYFFNRHQRTSIKLAVSPSESDQSVTVILGTLLTLSVEGVIEHYKTADKYRRIASAIVTVTPNIKEAIKTSDSVIKIPEMTVQEKQEIVHGGYFKAQFLFNFPTSAYYTLLVRASIVDETGATWKSELSYTVSVLVGSEDVLKQQQTQLQKHKIVS; via the exons ATGTCTAGCACTACTTACAATGACACGAAGCAGAAAGCTAACGGAGCGTTATTAGATGTTGAAAAAG GTCTTCGATCGACAAGTATCGGAGAACAATCTGAGGCTATTGTACAgctaccatcacttataaaccaGTATCCTTTCCCAATTCTGATCAACAATGCATTCCTTAAGCTAGCAGAGGTCTTCAGAACTGG GAGTAACCTATTGCGGTTGCATATCCTGAAGGTTATACAACTTAGTGAACGACATTTAAACAAGCTCACCAACTCTGATGAATTCCTTAAGAGGATTAATGTTGTAACCCATAGCAATGATGCTGTTGCCAGAGCAATAGTACTAAG GGTGTTTGGCTGTGTTGCAGCTATCATATCAGAAAGAAAGAACGTCCATCATAG CATCCATCGAGGACTAGAGTCCAATGATATGGTTGAAGTGGAGGCTgcaatttttgctgtgaactGTTTCTGTCAGCATTCCAA GAGTTTTTCTTCTGCTATGTGTGAAAAGATTGCTAACATGGTACAAG GACTGTCAACACCGGTTGAGATGAAGCTCAAACTGATCTCAATTCTTGTTCACATGCATCACGACCTCCACTCAGCCTCACAG GCTCGTCAACTCTGTATCCAGCTGTTATCATCATATGCTTCTCTGGCATTTGTGTGTGTAATCCTACAGACTCTAACTAAACTGGCTGTTGCCACACTGGTCCATGTGTCAGACCAG TTGAATTTGCTATTGGAGTATACAAGACAAGACCCCAGAAGGACAGTCAGAATGGTGGCATTAGAAGATCTTCTGTTTCTGGCAAAACACACACCTCATCTTTGGGAATCAGAAATAATAAAA CAACTAGTACAAGACATCGAGGCAATGCCAAGTGGGAAAGAAGCAGAAGTAGCCGTTAAAGTACTACTAGTCCTGTCAAGCAACACAACCATATCTCACCTAGTTTCACTGAAAG ACACCATCCAGCAATTGTGTTACCATGAGAACCTAAACATGGCAGCCCTAGCATGTGGGGTACATGTGAATATTACTGTAAGAAAATTGGGCTCACGTAATCTCACTGAGGACTTAAAGTTTGAGTGTCAGGAAGTAGCAGAGTTGATTGTATCCGCCATTGCTGCTTTGTCATGTGCTGTAGAGGCTCCAAGAACTTCCATCATCAAG GTTCTGTTAACTGGGGCAGTGAAGTTGTCTACTGTCAGTGATGTTGGCTGTTCAATTATTTCCACCATGTTACATTTGCTCCCTCAACTCAGTG TGGAACATGCTGCACTGATGGGCTTTGCAATGGCTGCCATTACTTCAAATACACCCGCCATGTTTTCCTTCTATACTACTAGTTCAGAACTGCTGTCTCTTGTAGAGAACTCATCTACACTTGACCATCAATTGCTG TTACCACTGTCTGCTGTGTTTATGGCACTACATAGCAGAGATGTGGACCAGGAAACTGGCCTGTCATTTGTCTCTTCTGTGGAACCTGTTTTACTGGACAAGCTCTGGAATGGCTCCCATGACTACTGGCTGTGTTACAAGATAGCTCGACAAGCATCCTATATG GGTTTCCACACACTTGCTTGTAAGATATACAACAGACTGTCTGAGAAG GTCATGGTCCATCATTTTAGTTACTGGTTGAAGTCATTGATGCAAATCTCAGCATCACAAATTTTGATTTCTCAGTCTACCAGTTTTGCAAGCAAAATGGTTGATGACCTTTCAGAGACTAGTTCCTTGTTACATCAAGCTATTCTGTTGATGAAG GCATCTTCTTTGGTTTCCACATTTCCACTTCAATTTCTTGCTCTCTATACAAACTTAATTGATGCACACATGCAGTTGGTTGCCACGTGTGTTCGTATTCAGGCAGGTTCAGCACCGTCAGAAATAGTTGGGAATTCTATAGAAAAGCAG CTTCAGTTGTGTGTAGATGAGTTTCACAAGTTATCCAATGACTATGCTGACCTGTATTCATCATTGTTTGATGCTGATCCACACACTTTGTCATATGTTGAACA GTTACAGCAGAGTTGTGTACTAATGACTCATGTCATATCATCAATTGCATTATCACGAAAACCATTAGTCAG TCCGGCAAGGCTGTCCACCCCAACTACTGATAAGGCACCACACTTAATGGAAGTGCCTAGTACTTCATTCAGTACAGAAACTCCAATTGGAAGGAGCTGCTTGAATGTATTAAAATATGCACAGAATTGCACTGACCTACAGTCACTACCAATAAGCAGTGAG CATGTTGCTGCAATCGGACACTGCTCTAGAACACTACTACAAGTACCTCTGTTGTTGCCGAGGTATTTCTTCAACAGGCATCAACGAACTTCTATCAAA CTGGCAGTATCTCCATCAGAGTCTGACCAATCAGTGACAGTCATTCTTGGTACCTTACTAACACTCAGTGTCGAAGGAGTGATTGAACATTACAAGACTGCAG ATAAATATCGTCGCATTGCAAGTGCAATTGTGACGGTGACTCCTAATATAAAAGAAGCCATCAAAACATCAGATTCAGTTATAAAA ATACCTGAGATGACAGTACAAGAGAAACAGGAAATAGTACATGGTGGCTACTTCAAGGCACAGTTCCTTTTCAATTTCCCCACTTCAGCCTATTACACTTTACTAGTGAGAGCTAGTATTGTGGATGAGACAGGAGCCACGTGGAAGAGTGAACTATCGTATACTGTTTCAGTGCTAGTAGGAAGTGAAGATGTTCTTAAACAGCAGCAAACTCAATTACAGAAACATAAAATCGTTTCATGA
- the LOC136268465 gene encoding E3 ubiquitin-protein ligase TRIM71-like: protein MASGGGEEKEWRQVKDEITCSICGDLFTDPKTIPCFHTFFLQSPEQAVAEAEFCKTHIATKQALNLYCKTCSSLICQDCTLKNHPHEKHDFVFTEKVVDEEREKIKQVTAPLKQLLEQVRNAVKKIEHCDRQVDIESEANIKKVRATYYALYNLLKQQEEEIVGKVNTIKTSLKKTLAVQRESAKFVESQLVSCVEFSQRIVIVNRTRQLLTYNKWIENRVVDLTKQVEHTSLDPKYTASDMIVRCHNPVEFVSKSVCDVSCGLPDCTVNGPVVISDQIKVIMTVTLKDIFGSPVVNGSTDLEIRCNREGKFLQSTHIEEGSRGQYHIWYNVKRMEDHSLSLYWKGFEMKHEEIKVSMSICDYKQNSKVKIIDKYGPTNNQLTSPYLLAKGPNNELMVRDYLTSI, encoded by the exons ATGGCCAGTGGAGGCGGTGAAGAGAAGGAATGGCGACAGGTCAAGGATGAAATAACTTGTTCTATCTGTGGAGATCTTTTCACTGATCCGAAGACCATCCCTTGTTTTCACACGTTCT TTCTTCAAAGTCCAGAACAAGCTGTAGCTGAGGCAGAATTTTGCAAGACTCATATAGCTACCAAGCAAGCATTAAACCTGTACTGTAAAACTTGTAGTAGTTTAATATGTCAAGACTGCACCTTGAAGAATCATCCCCACGAGAAGCACGATTTTGTCTTTACTGAAAAGGTGGTGGATGAAGAAAGAGAGAAGATTAAACAAGTTACGGCTCCACTGAAACAGTTGCTAGAACAAGTAAGAAATGCAGTAAAGAAAATTGAACACTGTGATAGACAAGTTGACATTGAGAGTGAAGCAAATATTAAGAAGGTACGAGCTACGTATTATGCATTGTACAATTTGTTGAAGCAACAAGAAGAAGAAATAGTTGGAAAGGTAAACACCATCAAAACTTCATTAAAAAAGACACTTGCTGTACAAAGAGAGAGTGCAAAGTTTGTGGAAAGCCAATTAGTAAGCTGTGTTGAGTTTTCTCAGAGAATTGTAATAGTTAACAGAACAAGACAATTATTGACATATAACAAATGGATTGAGAATAGAGTTGTTGACCTAACAAAGCAAGTGGAACATACTAGCCTTGATCCAAAGTATACAGCAAGTGACATGATTGTTAGATGTCATAACCCAGTTGAGTTTGTTAGTAAATCAGTTTGTGATGTCTCATGTGGTCTTCCTGATTGTACTGTGAATGGTCCAGTAGTAATTAGTGATCAAATTAAAGTGATCATGACCGTTACACTAAAAGACATTTTTGGGTCTCCTGTAGTGAATGGGTCAACAGATTTAGAAATTCGTTGCAACAGGGAGGGAAAATTTTTACAGAGTACACATATTGAAGAAGGATCAAGAGGACAGTACCATATTTGGTATAATGTTAAAAGAATGGAAGATCATTCATTATCCTTGTATTGGAAAGGATTTGAAATGAAGCATGAAGAAATCAAAGTGTCAATGAGCATTTGTGACTATAAGCAGAACTCAAAGGTAAAGATCATTGACAAATATGGACCAACTAACAACCAGTTAACTTCTCCTTACCTGCTAGCTAAAGGACCTAACAATGAACTCATGGTTCGTGACTATTTAACTAGTATTTGA